In Acinonyx jubatus isolate Ajub_Pintada_27869175 chromosome A3, VMU_Ajub_asm_v1.0, whole genome shotgun sequence, a genomic segment contains:
- the SCP2D1 gene encoding SCP2 sterol-binding domain-containing protein 1 — protein MWKRIDHQPKIKAGDGPQAAQLKELGAAQEPAMSHALELSEFQSFPVFEDISHHIKEEGAQLVKKVNAIFQLDITKDGKTILQWTIDLKNGSGDMYLGPARLPADTIFTIPEPIFMELVLGKMNPQKAFLAGKFKVSGKVLLGQKLERVFKDWAKF, from the coding sequence ATGTGGAAGAGAATTGACCATCAACCCAAAATCAAAGCAGGGGATGGACCTCAGGCAGCCCAGCTCAAAGAACTGGGTGCAGCTCAGGAACCTGCCATGTCACACGCTCTAGAGCTGTCAGAATTCCAGAGCTTTCCTGTGTTTGAAGACATTAGCCATCACATCAAAGAAGAGGGGGCCCAACTGGTAAAGAAAGTCAATGCCATCTTTCAGCTGGACATCACCAAAGATGGGAAGACCATTCTGCAGTGGACCATCGATCTGAAGAATGGTTCTGGGGACATGTATCTAGGACCTGCCAGGCTCCCAGCAGACACTATCTTCACAATCCCAGAACCCATCTTTATGGAGTTGGTTTTGGGCAAAATGAACCCTCAGAAGGCTTTCCTTGCTGGCAAGTTCAAAGTGAGTGGCAAAGTTCTGCTTGGTCAGAAGCTGGAGAGGGTTTTCAAAGACTGGGCTAAATTTTAA